In a single window of the Megalobrama amblycephala isolate DHTTF-2021 linkage group LG3, ASM1881202v1, whole genome shotgun sequence genome:
- the LOC125263946 gene encoding THAP domain-containing protein 2-like, with translation MAESKSRSFCCVPGCSSSNQKQPYLSFHSFPVDPNLKPKWIQAIRREEGHSFNVKTGSTYVCSRHFAPDDYSGGCVVRRLKSGVVPSLFPWNNFTAPLRRESVYDRTFKRQSVQLCCEDSDMVAKAVRMDHDYVTHPPAGALDEALDYIHDLEAKLQNTGLPPPTLFSRYCSSDDQIRFYTKFPSESVFTIFWESIAPSALRLVYWIQSTEGR, from the exons ATGGCAGAGTCGAAGAGTCGCAGTTTCTGTTGTGTTCCAGGCTGTTCGTCTTCCAACCAAAAACAGCCCTACCTTTCATTTCATTCTTTTCCTGTGGATCCAAACCTGAAACCCAAATGGATACAGGCGATCCGAAGAGAAGAAGGGCAtagttttaatgtaaaaacaggTAGCACCTATGTCTGCAGCCGGCACTTCGCTCCGGATGATTACAGTGGTGGCTGTGTCGTTCGTCGCCTGAAGAGTGGTGTTGTCCCGAGCCTATTCCCTTGGAACAACTTTACTGCTCCTTTGAGAAGGGAGTCAGTATATGACAGAACCTTCAAACGTCAGTCTGTACAGCTATGCTGTGAAGATAGCGACATGGTGGCTAAGGCAGTAAGGATGGATCACGACTACGTGACACACCCACCTGCAG GTGCTCTGGATGAGGCTTTGGATTACATCCATGACTTAGAAGCCAAGTTGCAAAACACTGGTCTACCACCCCCTACTCTCTTCAGCCGATACTGTTCGTCGGACGACCAAATACGTTTCTACACCAAATTTCCATCCGAGAgtgtttttactattttttggGAGTCGATTGCACCATCTGCACTTAGACTGGTGTACTGGATCCAAAGCACAGAGGGCAGGTGA
- the LOC125264259 gene encoding uncharacterized protein LOC125264259 isoform X1 encodes MRKSEEPHKLEISLDAESANLKAFSCSCAAGKGFCNHIVAILYQTAHYSQLGLQAVPPPLACTSGLQRWHRPRTQGIHPEPVSEMVVQKPKTVGKDGLRSTLYKAYTGPLPDPYMMASGSKLSQVQPQPLMAVVLDGVSEMELTPSKFGSVPRGSPMSYHCPTKKSSDLLLHHMAPEFPSLPVMQHTFPRLHFVPTLHQLMHLQSLEVSPQLSCEIAKETQQQSKCPAWTQLRQPRLTASRFWDACCSRACRAELESAAIQMIRGSTKQTAAMKRGLLVEPEVLANYAELLRVNVLPAGFVIHPDAPHLGASPDGRVYDPSESPPFGLVEVKSSTKTDPSQVAHLKVQEGHASLRRSHKYYWQVQGQLAITGLTWCDFVTDTLSTLTVERIWRDDSFIAEMKEKLDIYYYGTYMNAYLELH; translated from the exons ATGAGAAAGAGCGAGGAGCCTCACAAACTGGAG ATATCACTGGATGCAGAAAGTGCCAACCTGAAAGCTTTCTCCTGCAGTTGTGCGGCTGGTAAAGGATTCTGCAATCACATAGTTGCCATCCTGTACCAGACCGCACATTATTCACAGCTGGGTCTGCAGGCTGTTCCACCCCCCCTGGCCTGCACAAGTGGCTTGCAAAGATGGCACAGACCAAGAACACAG GGAATCCATCCTGAACCGGTTAGTGAGATGGTGGTGCAAAAGCCCAAAACAGTTGGCAAGGACGGTCTGAGGTCCACACTGTACAAGGCCTATACAG GACCACTGCCAGATCCATATATGATGGCATCTGGAAGCAAATTAAGCCAGGTGCAGCCCCAACCTCTCATGGCTGTTGTATTGGATGGGGTTTCTGAGATGGAGCTGACGCCATCTAAATTTGGGTCTGTCCCTCGTGGATCCCCCATGTCCTATCACTGTCCAACCAAGAAGTCCAGTGACCTCCTCCTACACCACATGGCTCCAGAATTTCCATCCCTACCTGTGATGCAGCACACTTTTCCCAGGTTGCATTTCGTCCCGACCTTGCATCAGTTAATGCATCTCCAGTCTCTTGAAGTGTCACCGCAGCTGTCCTGCGAGATAGCAAAAGAAACTCAGCAGCAATCCAAATGTCCTGCGTGGACACAGCTACGGCAACCAAGGCTGACTGCTAGTCGTTTTTGGGATGCTTGTTGTAGTAGGGCGTGTCGTGCAGAGCTGGAGTCTGCAGCTATTCAGATGATCAGAGGCTCCACAAAGCAAACAGCTGCAATGAAGCGTGGTCTACTAGTGGAGCCTGAAGTGCTGGCAAACTATGCTGAACTGTTGCGAGTTAATGTGTTACCAGCCGGGTTCGTCATTCACCCTGACGCACCACATCTCGGGGCCAGTCCAGACGGTCGGGTGTATGACCCTTCAGAGTCGCCTCCTTTTGGCCTGGTTGAGGTGAAGAGCAGCACAAAAACTGATCCATCTCAGGTTGCTCACCTCAAGGTGCAGGAAGGCCACGCCAGTCTGAGGCGTTCACATAAGTACTACTGGCAGGTTCAGGGCCAACTGGCAATCACAGGACTGACATGGTGTGACTTTGTTACCGATACCCTATCAACTTTAACTGTGGAAAGAATTTGGCGTGATGACTCATTCATAGCGGAAATGAAAGAGAAATTGGATATATATTATTATGGCACATACATGAATGCATACCTTGAATTACACTAA
- the LOC125264259 gene encoding uncharacterized protein LOC125264259 isoform X2: MVVQKPKTVGKDGLRSTLYKAYTGPLPDPYMMASGSKLSQVQPQPLMAVVLDGVSEMELTPSKFGSVPRGSPMSYHCPTKKSSDLLLHHMAPEFPSLPVMQHTFPRLHFVPTLHQLMHLQSLEVSPQLSCEIAKETQQQSKCPAWTQLRQPRLTASRFWDACCSRACRAELESAAIQMIRGSTKQTAAMKRGLLVEPEVLANYAELLRVNVLPAGFVIHPDAPHLGASPDGRVYDPSESPPFGLVEVKSSTKTDPSQVAHLKVQEGHASLRRSHKYYWQVQGQLAITGLTWCDFVTDTLSTLTVERIWRDDSFIAEMKEKLDIYYYGTYMNAYLELH; encoded by the exons ATGGTGGTGCAAAAGCCCAAAACAGTTGGCAAGGACGGTCTGAGGTCCACACTGTACAAGGCCTATACAG GACCACTGCCAGATCCATATATGATGGCATCTGGAAGCAAATTAAGCCAGGTGCAGCCCCAACCTCTCATGGCTGTTGTATTGGATGGGGTTTCTGAGATGGAGCTGACGCCATCTAAATTTGGGTCTGTCCCTCGTGGATCCCCCATGTCCTATCACTGTCCAACCAAGAAGTCCAGTGACCTCCTCCTACACCACATGGCTCCAGAATTTCCATCCCTACCTGTGATGCAGCACACTTTTCCCAGGTTGCATTTCGTCCCGACCTTGCATCAGTTAATGCATCTCCAGTCTCTTGAAGTGTCACCGCAGCTGTCCTGCGAGATAGCAAAAGAAACTCAGCAGCAATCCAAATGTCCTGCGTGGACACAGCTACGGCAACCAAGGCTGACTGCTAGTCGTTTTTGGGATGCTTGTTGTAGTAGGGCGTGTCGTGCAGAGCTGGAGTCTGCAGCTATTCAGATGATCAGAGGCTCCACAAAGCAAACAGCTGCAATGAAGCGTGGTCTACTAGTGGAGCCTGAAGTGCTGGCAAACTATGCTGAACTGTTGCGAGTTAATGTGTTACCAGCCGGGTTCGTCATTCACCCTGACGCACCACATCTCGGGGCCAGTCCAGACGGTCGGGTGTATGACCCTTCAGAGTCGCCTCCTTTTGGCCTGGTTGAGGTGAAGAGCAGCACAAAAACTGATCCATCTCAGGTTGCTCACCTCAAGGTGCAGGAAGGCCACGCCAGTCTGAGGCGTTCACATAAGTACTACTGGCAGGTTCAGGGCCAACTGGCAATCACAGGACTGACATGGTGTGACTTTGTTACCGATACCCTATCAACTTTAACTGTGGAAAGAATTTGGCGTGATGACTCATTCATAGCGGAAATGAAAGAGAAATTGGATATATATTATTATGGCACATACATGAATGCATACCTTGAATTACACTAA